From a single Pyxicephalus adspersus chromosome 11, UCB_Pads_2.0, whole genome shotgun sequence genomic region:
- the LOC140341364 gene encoding galactoside alpha-(1,2)-fucosyltransferase 2-like isoform X3: protein MHEQIKRAMYHEESPNGASVHFPFKGIRFFMDEPLLPSKVHDRYQIKMELPNKKKKILLLGCIFVSIVVFSVLYRLQLHIEFLNFSANLPISIICPDKDNKPAKSNRNLHDSGTEEIMSKCKNTGIWTIKPDGRLGNHMGEYATLYALAKANGRQAFILGDMHNYLAPIFKITLPVLHNNVAVRVPFQEYWIHDWMSEEYNHIEGSFIKLTGYPCSWTFFHHLQDEIRREFTIHDYLKNEANHVLETIKGSRKNATYIGVHVRRGDYVNVMPNVWKGVIADRGYLEKAMNYFRNKYEEPVFVVTSNGMDWCKENIDNSKGDVYFSGDGNESTPGKDFALLVSCNHTIMTIGTFGFWASYLVGGETIYLTNFTLPESEFLKLFHYDAAFLPEWIGIPADLSPLKH from the coding sequence GCATTAGATTTTTTATGGATGAGCCTCTCTTACCGTCCAAGGTACATGACCGATACCAAATAAAGATGGAGTtacccaacaaaaaaaagaaaattctcctTCTGGGATGTATCTTTGTGTCAATTGTAGTGTTTTCTGTATTGTACCGATTACAACTTCACATagagtttttaaacttttctgcTAATCTACCTATATCTATAATCTGTCCTGATAAGGACAATAAACCTGCTAAATCAAACCGGAATCTGCATGATTCAGGCACTGAGGAAATTatgtctaaatgtaaaaatactggaATATGGACAATTAAACCTGATGGTAGGTTAGGTAACCATATGGGGGAGTATGCTACCTTGTATGCCTTGGCCAAAGCAAACGGACGTCAAGCCTTCATCCTTGGGGATATGCATAATTATTTAGCTCCTATATTTAAGATTACTCTGCCTGTTTTGCATAATAACGTTGCTGTTCGTGTTCCATTTCAAGAATACTGGATACATGATTGGATGTCTGAAGAATATAATCACATTGAGGGTAGTTTTATTAAACTTACAGGGTATCCATGCTCGTGGACGTTTTTTCACCACCTTCAGGATGAAATCAGAAGGGAATTTACAATCCATGATTACCTTAAAAATGAAGCCAACCATGTCTTGGAGACAATAAAAGGCTCTAGAAAAAATGCAACCTATATCGGAGTCCATGTCCGAAGAGGTGACTATGTGAATGTCATGCCAAATGTGTGGAAGGGTGTGATTGCAGACAGAGGATATTTGGAGAAAGCCATGAATTATTTCCGTAACAAATATGAAGAACCAGTTTTTGTGGTGACCAGCAATGGTATGGATTggtgtaaagaaaatattgacaATTCTAAAGGAGATGTCTACTTCTCAGGTGATGGTAACGAATCAACTCCTGGCAAGGATTTTGCACTTTTGGTTAGTTGTAACCATACAATTATGACAATTGGGACTTTTGGTTTCTGGGCAAGTTATCTAGTGGGTGGAGAAACAATATACCTCACAAACTTTACATTACCAGAGTCAGAATTTCTAAAACTTTTCCATTATGATGCAGCATTCCTTCCTGAATGGATAGGTATACCTGCAGATCTATCACCTCTTAAACATTGA
- the LOC140341364 gene encoding galactoside alpha-(1,2)-fucosyltransferase 2-like isoform X4 codes for MYHEESPNGASVHFPFKGIRFFMDEPLLPSKVHDRYQIKMELPNKKKKILLLGCIFVSIVVFSVLYRLQLHIEFLNFSANLPISIICPDKDNKPAKSNRNLHDSGTEEIMSKCKNTGIWTIKPDGRLGNHMGEYATLYALAKANGRQAFILGDMHNYLAPIFKITLPVLHNNVAVRVPFQEYWIHDWMSEEYNHIEGSFIKLTGYPCSWTFFHHLQDEIRREFTIHDYLKNEANHVLETIKGSRKNATYIGVHVRRGDYVNVMPNVWKGVIADRGYLEKAMNYFRNKYEEPVFVVTSNGMDWCKENIDNSKGDVYFSGDGNESTPGKDFALLVSCNHTIMTIGTFGFWASYLVGGETIYLTNFTLPESEFLKLFHYDAAFLPEWIGIPADLSPLKH; via the coding sequence GCATTAGATTTTTTATGGATGAGCCTCTCTTACCGTCCAAGGTACATGACCGATACCAAATAAAGATGGAGTtacccaacaaaaaaaagaaaattctcctTCTGGGATGTATCTTTGTGTCAATTGTAGTGTTTTCTGTATTGTACCGATTACAACTTCACATagagtttttaaacttttctgcTAATCTACCTATATCTATAATCTGTCCTGATAAGGACAATAAACCTGCTAAATCAAACCGGAATCTGCATGATTCAGGCACTGAGGAAATTatgtctaaatgtaaaaatactggaATATGGACAATTAAACCTGATGGTAGGTTAGGTAACCATATGGGGGAGTATGCTACCTTGTATGCCTTGGCCAAAGCAAACGGACGTCAAGCCTTCATCCTTGGGGATATGCATAATTATTTAGCTCCTATATTTAAGATTACTCTGCCTGTTTTGCATAATAACGTTGCTGTTCGTGTTCCATTTCAAGAATACTGGATACATGATTGGATGTCTGAAGAATATAATCACATTGAGGGTAGTTTTATTAAACTTACAGGGTATCCATGCTCGTGGACGTTTTTTCACCACCTTCAGGATGAAATCAGAAGGGAATTTACAATCCATGATTACCTTAAAAATGAAGCCAACCATGTCTTGGAGACAATAAAAGGCTCTAGAAAAAATGCAACCTATATCGGAGTCCATGTCCGAAGAGGTGACTATGTGAATGTCATGCCAAATGTGTGGAAGGGTGTGATTGCAGACAGAGGATATTTGGAGAAAGCCATGAATTATTTCCGTAACAAATATGAAGAACCAGTTTTTGTGGTGACCAGCAATGGTATGGATTggtgtaaagaaaatattgacaATTCTAAAGGAGATGTCTACTTCTCAGGTGATGGTAACGAATCAACTCCTGGCAAGGATTTTGCACTTTTGGTTAGTTGTAACCATACAATTATGACAATTGGGACTTTTGGTTTCTGGGCAAGTTATCTAGTGGGTGGAGAAACAATATACCTCACAAACTTTACATTACCAGAGTCAGAATTTCTAAAACTTTTCCATTATGATGCAGCATTCCTTCCTGAATGGATAGGTATACCTGCAGATCTATCACCTCTTAAACATTGA
- the LOC140341364 gene encoding galactoside alpha-(1,2)-fucosyltransferase 2-like isoform X5 has product MDEPLLPSKVHDRYQIKMELPNKKKKILLLGCIFVSIVVFSVLYRLQLHIEFLNFSANLPISIICPDKDNKPAKSNRNLHDSGTEEIMSKCKNTGIWTIKPDGRLGNHMGEYATLYALAKANGRQAFILGDMHNYLAPIFKITLPVLHNNVAVRVPFQEYWIHDWMSEEYNHIEGSFIKLTGYPCSWTFFHHLQDEIRREFTIHDYLKNEANHVLETIKGSRKNATYIGVHVRRGDYVNVMPNVWKGVIADRGYLEKAMNYFRNKYEEPVFVVTSNGMDWCKENIDNSKGDVYFSGDGNESTPGKDFALLVSCNHTIMTIGTFGFWASYLVGGETIYLTNFTLPESEFLKLFHYDAAFLPEWIGIPADLSPLKH; this is encoded by the coding sequence ATGGATGAGCCTCTCTTACCGTCCAAGGTACATGACCGATACCAAATAAAGATGGAGTtacccaacaaaaaaaagaaaattctcctTCTGGGATGTATCTTTGTGTCAATTGTAGTGTTTTCTGTATTGTACCGATTACAACTTCACATagagtttttaaacttttctgcTAATCTACCTATATCTATAATCTGTCCTGATAAGGACAATAAACCTGCTAAATCAAACCGGAATCTGCATGATTCAGGCACTGAGGAAATTatgtctaaatgtaaaaatactggaATATGGACAATTAAACCTGATGGTAGGTTAGGTAACCATATGGGGGAGTATGCTACCTTGTATGCCTTGGCCAAAGCAAACGGACGTCAAGCCTTCATCCTTGGGGATATGCATAATTATTTAGCTCCTATATTTAAGATTACTCTGCCTGTTTTGCATAATAACGTTGCTGTTCGTGTTCCATTTCAAGAATACTGGATACATGATTGGATGTCTGAAGAATATAATCACATTGAGGGTAGTTTTATTAAACTTACAGGGTATCCATGCTCGTGGACGTTTTTTCACCACCTTCAGGATGAAATCAGAAGGGAATTTACAATCCATGATTACCTTAAAAATGAAGCCAACCATGTCTTGGAGACAATAAAAGGCTCTAGAAAAAATGCAACCTATATCGGAGTCCATGTCCGAAGAGGTGACTATGTGAATGTCATGCCAAATGTGTGGAAGGGTGTGATTGCAGACAGAGGATATTTGGAGAAAGCCATGAATTATTTCCGTAACAAATATGAAGAACCAGTTTTTGTGGTGACCAGCAATGGTATGGATTggtgtaaagaaaatattgacaATTCTAAAGGAGATGTCTACTTCTCAGGTGATGGTAACGAATCAACTCCTGGCAAGGATTTTGCACTTTTGGTTAGTTGTAACCATACAATTATGACAATTGGGACTTTTGGTTTCTGGGCAAGTTATCTAGTGGGTGGAGAAACAATATACCTCACAAACTTTACATTACCAGAGTCAGAATTTCTAAAACTTTTCCATTATGATGCAGCATTCCTTCCTGAATGGATAGGTATACCTGCAGATCTATCACCTCTTAAACATTGA